From a single Arachis hypogaea cultivar Tifrunner chromosome 3, arahy.Tifrunner.gnm2.J5K5, whole genome shotgun sequence genomic region:
- the LOC112790495 gene encoding small ribosomal subunit protein uS3x, producing MATQMSKKRKFVADGVFFAELNEVLTRELAEDGYSGVEVRVTPMRTEIIIRATRTQAVLGEKGRRIRELTSVVQKRFKFPENSVELYAEKVNNRGLCAIAQAESLRYKLLGGLAVRRACYGVLRFVMENGAKGCEVIVSGKLRAQRAKSMKFKDGYMISSGQPVKDYIDSAVRHVLLRQGVLGIKVKIMLDWDPKGKVGPKTPLPDIVTIHPPKEEEDYIRPPAAVLSSEIEVPVPVA from the exons ATGGCGACTCAAATGAGCAAGAAGAGAAAG TTCGTCGCTGACGGAGTTTTCTTCGCTGAGCTGAACGAGGTTTTGACCAGAGAGCTTGCCGAGGATGGTTACTCTGGTGTTGAGGTTAGGGTTACACCTATGCGCACTGAAATCATCATTAGGGCCACTCGCACCCAAGCTGTTCTTG GTGAGAAGGGAAGGAGGATTAGGGAGCTAACCTCTGTGGTGCAGAAGAGGTTCAAGTTTCCTGAGAACAGTGTTGAACTCTATGCTGAGAAGGTTAACAACAGGGGTCTGTGTGCTATTGCCCAAGCAGAATCTCTACGTTACAAGCTCCTTGGAGGTCTTGCTGTCAGGAG GGCCTGCTATGGTGTTTTGAGGTTCGTAATGGAAAACGGTGCCAAGGGTTGTGAG GTCATTGTTAGTGGGAAATTGAGGGCACAGAGAGCCAAATCCATGAAGTTCAAGGATGGCTACATGATTTCTTCTGGTCAGCCAGTTAAGGATTACATTGACTCTGCTGTTAGACACGTTCTTCTCAGACAG GGTGTGCTTGGTATCAAAGTCAAGATCATGCTTGATTGGGATCCTAAAGGGAAGGTTGGTCCCAAAACTCCTCTCCCTGATATTGTTACTATCCACCCACCGAAAGAGGAAGAAGATTATATCCGGCCGCCTGCTGCAGTTCTGTCAAGTGAAATTGAAGTTCCTGTTCCTGTTGCATGA